A stretch of the Clostridiales bacterium genome encodes the following:
- a CDS encoding ABC transporter ATP-binding protein, which yields MANVRFDNITFRYGTNTVLENFSLEVESGKIVCLVGPSGCGKTTLVRALLGLIKPETGSITVGDRVLFDAKKRINVPAEKRNIGIVFQDYAVWPHMTVLENVCYPLKKQRRPKEEIRERAMRALEQVHMTEYARHLPNQLSGGQQQRVAIARALVIDSDLLVMDEPITNLDAKLREEMLLEIRMIQKRLNATILYITHDQQSALQLCDKMAIMQQDGTLCQYGTDEEIILHPANRFTFEFIGVSNFIPLEKVGNTMCLNVGEKIPFPDAVPEEAANGGYEIGVRPNDIVFDPESPLQARVDSRVFLGSEYNYFLSLGSRQIRVQQSMLDARTLGTADEGETVGIRFLNSRCYPAKKEGASA from the coding sequence ATGGCAAACGTTAGATTTGACAATATCACCTTCCGCTACGGAACAAATACAGTGCTGGAAAACTTCTCGCTGGAAGTGGAAAGTGGGAAAATCGTCTGCCTGGTCGGCCCGTCCGGCTGCGGCAAAACGACGCTGGTGCGTGCCCTGCTGGGGCTGATCAAACCGGAAACAGGTTCCATCACTGTAGGCGACCGGGTGCTGTTTGACGCGAAAAAGCGCATCAACGTCCCGGCTGAAAAGCGGAATATCGGCATTGTATTCCAGGATTACGCCGTATGGCCGCATATGACCGTACTGGAAAACGTATGCTATCCCCTGAAAAAGCAGCGCCGGCCCAAGGAAGAGATCCGTGAACGGGCTATGCGCGCTCTCGAGCAGGTACACATGACGGAATACGCCAGGCATCTGCCCAACCAGCTTTCCGGCGGACAGCAGCAGCGTGTGGCCATTGCCCGGGCGCTGGTGATCGACAGCGATCTGCTGGTAATGGATGAACCGATCACAAACCTGGATGCCAAACTGCGGGAAGAAATGCTGCTGGAAATCCGGATGATCCAGAAACGGCTCAATGCAACCATCCTGTATATCACCCATGATCAGCAGTCTGCCTTGCAGCTGTGTGACAAAATGGCCATTATGCAGCAGGACGGCACCCTCTGCCAGTATGGCACGGATGAGGAAATCATCCTCCATCCCGCCAACCGTTTTACTTTCGAATTCATTGGCGTTTCCAACTTTATCCCCCTGGAAAAAGTCGGAAACACCATGTGCCTGAATGTCGGTGAAAAGATCCCCTTTCCGGATGCAGTTCCGGAGGAAGCGGCAAACGGCGGTTACGAGATCGGTGTGCGTCCCAATGACATCGTATTCGATCCCGAATCTCCCTTGCAGGCCAGGGTGGATTCCAGGGTTTTCCTGGGCAGTGAATATAACTACTTCCTCTCCCTGGGCAGCAGGCAGATCCGTGTTCAGCAGTCCATGCTGGATGCCCGTACCCTCGGTACGGCTGATGAAGGGGAAACTGTTGGCATCCGGTTCCTGAACAGCCGCTGTTATCCCGCAAAGAAAGAAGGTGCATCCGCATGA
- a CDS encoding YjjG family noncanonical pyrimidine nucleotidase yields the protein MIRTLLWDVDGTLLDFKAAERAAVRCLFSEFSLGECTDEMIRRYSEINEGFWQRLERNEITKQQVLIGRYEQFFGEIGVPVSLAEEFNRLYQIRLGDTIVFRDDSFIIVKSLRGRVRQYVVSNGTITAQTRKLEASGLGKIMDGIFLSEALGVEKPNKAFFDAVMDRIRPETPDEVMIVGDSLTSDIRGGNNAGIKTCWYNPERKTAPDGYRIDYMIADLHEIIPILK from the coding sequence ATGATCAGGACACTGCTGTGGGATGTGGACGGCACTCTCCTTGATTTTAAAGCAGCGGAACGCGCGGCTGTCCGGTGCCTTTTCAGCGAGTTTTCACTTGGCGAATGCACGGATGAAATGATCCGGCGTTATTCCGAGATCAACGAGGGATTCTGGCAAAGGCTGGAACGGAACGAGATTACCAAGCAGCAGGTCCTGATCGGACGGTATGAGCAGTTTTTCGGGGAAATCGGCGTGCCGGTATCGCTGGCGGAGGAGTTCAACCGGCTGTACCAGATACGGCTGGGCGATACAATTGTTTTTCGGGATGACAGCTTCATCATTGTGAAAAGCCTGCGAGGGCGGGTGCGGCAGTATGTGGTATCCAACGGGACAATTACTGCGCAGACCCGGAAGCTGGAAGCTTCCGGGCTTGGGAAAATAATGGACGGGATATTTCTTTCAGAAGCACTGGGAGTGGAAAAACCGAACAAAGCATTCTTTGATGCGGTTATGGACCGAATCCGCCCGGAAACCCCGGACGAGGTGATGATTGTCGGAGATTCCCTGACCAGCGATATCCGGGGCGGAAACAATGCTGGGATCAAAACCTGCTGGTATAATCCGGAACGGAAAACAGCGCCGGACGGGTACCGAATTGATTATATGATTGCAGACCTGCATGAGATTATTCCAATTCTGAAATAA
- a CDS encoding ParB-like nuclease domain-containing protein encodes MAGGNIQFQQFLADEVQKVEGIYVPIHAGIIRRLLVRKTTLKRLHPNPDDEFCFPKIGPNYEIVSNYEREYRRIRKNKNDARFVSPAAKEPLTVERIRPDGYMIMNGHHRWAAAYRTGLKQIPVKIVNLTQENDIRKMLAAASHDKRVTLDLDEVVFQKEKNGPAEKPLPFPFRNIYRERLRLGIPALFRYLGVHGYDVWVFSANYYSMDYIRNLFRMYHAHVAGIVTGTARKAPKGSHTKEQLENRMKEKYPMTLHIDNAAITRVDSRTKTFAEFPLSGNDDTWSKEIMDVIGGMETQK; translated from the coding sequence ATGGCCGGAGGAAATATCCAGTTTCAGCAGTTTCTTGCAGATGAAGTCCAGAAGGTCGAGGGCATCTATGTGCCGATTCATGCCGGAATCATCCGTCGGCTGCTGGTTCGGAAGACAACACTGAAACGACTGCATCCGAACCCGGACGACGAATTCTGCTTCCCGAAGATTGGACCGAACTATGAAATTGTTTCCAATTATGAAAGAGAATACCGCCGCATCCGGAAAAACAAAAACGATGCGAGGTTTGTATCCCCGGCAGCAAAAGAACCGCTGACCGTGGAGCGAATCCGTCCGGACGGCTACATGATCATGAATGGCCACCATCGGTGGGCAGCCGCTTACCGTACAGGCCTGAAGCAGATTCCGGTGAAAATCGTGAACCTGACCCAGGAAAATGATATCCGGAAGATGCTCGCCGCAGCCAGCCATGACAAGCGTGTGACACTGGATCTGGATGAGGTTGTTTTCCAGAAAGAAAAAAACGGACCGGCAGAGAAACCGCTGCCGTTCCCATTCCGCAATATATACAGGGAAAGACTCCGGCTGGGGATTCCGGCCCTGTTCAGGTATCTGGGGGTACATGGATATGATGTGTGGGTGTTTTCCGCCAACTACTATTCCATGGATTATATCCGCAACCTGTTCAGGATGTATCATGCCCATGTGGCGGGTATTGTAACCGGTACTGCACGGAAAGCCCCGAAGGGAAGCCATACGAAGGAACAGCTTGAAAACCGGATGAAGGAGAAGTATCCGATGACACTCCATATTGACAATGCAGCGATCACGCGGGTGGACAGCCGGACAAAGACTTTTGCAGAATTTCCGCTGAGCGGGAACGATGATACATGGTCGAAGGAGATCATGGACGTAATCGGAGGAATGGAGACACAAAAGTAA
- a CDS encoding STAS domain-containing protein — MTITKTMNGTTLEIALEGRLDTMTAPELEAELNKDMPGAESLVLDFSKLDYISSAGLRVLLSAHKVMSCKGGMKVTGVNEIVQEVFDVTGFADILTIE, encoded by the coding sequence ATGACCATTACCAAAACCATGAACGGAACTACGCTGGAAATCGCCCTGGAAGGCCGTCTGGATACCATGACCGCCCCCGAGCTGGAAGCGGAGCTGAATAAGGATATGCCCGGTGCGGAAAGCCTTGTTCTCGATTTCAGCAAACTGGATTACATCTCTTCAGCCGGTCTGCGCGTCCTGCTTTCTGCCCATAAGGTCATGTCCTGCAAAGGCGGCATGAAGGTGACCGGCGTGAATGAAATCGTTCAGGAAGTGTTCGATGTCACTGGTTTCGCCGATATCCTGACGATTGAATAA
- a CDS encoding ABC transporter substrate-binding protein produces the protein MDLDRSLQLKRRHFPMKKLLALLLAVMMVLSVSSAFAAGKVMLYSSMQEAQLQAIEKAFEAKYPDIDMEYYYAGGGKLVTKMTTEAEGDGQIACDLVWLGDPSDYEAFKANGWLLPYVSPETDHIAKEYMDVEGYYTAGRLVTMGIAWNIGLVDEADAPKTWNDLLDPKWNNQIIMTDPSQASTTKYWMAAMMQSEKYGEAYFEALKANGVELESGTTATHNRVADSSYMVGICLDYVSANLIAEGSPIQFHYTTDDVITMTSPIAMIKGCANEENGKILMDFILSKEGQEVLVENNLVSVRDDVEMQVDTSAIAAVNMVVDYNDLGANLQNYLDNFNKIFNK, from the coding sequence ATGGATCTGGATAGATCGTTACAATTGAAAAGGAGGCATTTCCCAATGAAAAAATTGCTTGCATTGCTCCTCGCTGTGATGATGGTTCTTTCTGTTTCTTCCGCTTTTGCGGCCGGAAAGGTCATGCTGTACTCCTCTATGCAGGAAGCGCAGCTCCAGGCTATTGAAAAAGCATTTGAAGCCAAATATCCGGACATTGATATGGAGTATTATTATGCCGGCGGCGGTAAACTGGTCACCAAGATGACCACTGAAGCTGAAGGTGACGGCCAGATCGCGTGCGACCTGGTATGGCTGGGCGACCCGTCCGACTATGAAGCTTTCAAAGCCAACGGCTGGCTGCTGCCCTATGTCTCCCCCGAAACGGATCATATTGCCAAGGAATATATGGATGTCGAAGGTTACTACACCGCCGGCCGTCTGGTCACCATGGGTATCGCCTGGAACATCGGACTCGTCGATGAAGCGGATGCCCCCAAGACCTGGAATGACCTGCTGGATCCCAAGTGGAACAATCAGATCATTATGACAGACCCGTCCCAGGCATCCACCACCAAGTACTGGATGGCCGCCATGATGCAGTCCGAAAAGTATGGCGAAGCTTATTTTGAAGCGCTGAAGGCCAACGGTGTGGAGCTGGAAAGCGGCACCACCGCCACCCACAATCGTGTTGCGGACTCTTCCTATATGGTTGGTATCTGCCTGGACTATGTATCTGCCAACCTGATTGCGGAAGGCTCCCCCATCCAGTTCCATTACACCACGGATGACGTGATCACCATGACCAGCCCGATCGCCATGATCAAAGGCTGCGCCAATGAAGAAAACGGCAAGATCCTGATGGACTTCATCCTTTCCAAAGAAGGCCAGGAAGTCCTGGTGGAGAACAACCTGGTTTCTGTCCGGGACGACGTTGAGATGCAGGTGGACACCTCTGCGATTGCAGCCGTCAACATGGTCGTGGATTATAATGACCTGGGCGCCAACCTCCAGAACTACCTGGATAACTTCAACAAGATTTTCAACAAGTAA
- a CDS encoding iron ABC transporter permease — translation MKRLGGVSAELAAVDGRKRLNMDKVMTVVCFVLLLIIVVIPIVMIIFNAFFNEGKLETQMFVEQVTDGKNLEAMWNTLKIALFATIFGTIMGVFYAWLLGRSDIPAKGLMRALFNIPYMFPPFLGAMAWDMMFNGRSGYINKMLRDLFGLTQMPININSVWGIVFVEVSYYFPFVFMQVVSALERMDPTLEESARIAGAKQRQVIWKITLPLVKPAISAGALLILTTSLAHFGVPSILGYAKGIYTLPTRIYAVIYNSGGSFDGIRQGAALSVMLVVVVALALVLQNKILSAGNYDIIKGKSMRPTLIKLRGAKIPLFLLAILTLVLIVIVPLVMIVLVSFLKAYGLPIEFKNFTFAQYEKVFTANGTIAAIRNSLFVSITAGIVCMFLGTLVAYVVQKIRPKGKGALEVISMLPYAIPGTVLSIGVILAWSGRIVGINLYNTIWIILVAYMARYLSFSMKTSSAALLQVHSSLEEAARVCGASHTESLKDITLPLIRPAMVSGFFLIFLPAMREVTTSILLYGPYTRTLGVQIYSLRDAGMIPQAAALATVAIGIIIILNTIVTKITKDRKGV, via the coding sequence ATGAAGCGCTTGGGTGGTGTCAGTGCAGAGCTCGCAGCCGTGGACGGACGGAAACGGCTGAATATGGACAAAGTGATGACCGTTGTCTGCTTTGTACTGCTGCTCATCATTGTGGTCATACCCATCGTGATGATCATCTTCAATGCTTTCTTCAATGAAGGCAAGCTGGAAACCCAGATGTTTGTCGAACAGGTGACTGACGGCAAAAACCTGGAGGCAATGTGGAACACCCTCAAGATTGCGCTGTTTGCCACCATATTCGGCACCATCATGGGCGTATTCTATGCCTGGCTGCTGGGCCGGAGCGATATTCCCGCAAAAGGCCTGATGCGGGCGCTGTTCAACATCCCTTACATGTTCCCGCCCTTCCTCGGTGCCATGGCATGGGATATGATGTTCAATGGCCGTTCCGGCTACATCAACAAGATGCTCCGGGATCTCTTCGGCCTGACCCAGATGCCCATCAACATCAATTCAGTCTGGGGCATCGTATTCGTGGAGGTCAGCTATTACTTCCCCTTTGTTTTCATGCAGGTGGTTTCCGCGCTGGAGCGCATGGATCCCACGCTGGAGGAATCCGCCCGTATCGCCGGTGCAAAACAGCGCCAGGTGATCTGGAAGATCACCCTTCCGCTGGTCAAACCCGCTATCTCTGCAGGCGCACTGCTGATCCTCACTACCTCCCTGGCTCACTTCGGCGTACCGTCCATCCTGGGCTACGCCAAGGGCATATACACCCTGCCGACCCGGATCTACGCGGTTATTTACAATTCCGGCGGATCATTCGACGGTATCCGCCAGGGTGCTGCGCTTTCCGTCATGCTGGTCGTAGTCGTCGCGCTGGCACTGGTGCTGCAGAACAAAATACTGTCCGCGGGAAATTACGATATCATCAAGGGCAAATCCATGCGCCCGACCCTGATCAAGCTTCGCGGCGCAAAAATCCCGCTTTTCCTGCTGGCAATCCTGACGCTGGTGCTGATTGTAATCGTGCCCCTGGTCATGATCGTGCTGGTCTCCTTCCTGAAAGCTTACGGCCTGCCGATCGAATTCAAAAACTTCACCTTTGCCCAGTATGAAAAGGTATTTACCGCCAACGGTACCATCGCCGCGATCCGGAACTCGCTCTTTGTCTCAATCACCGCGGGTATTGTGTGTATGTTCCTGGGTACGCTGGTCGCTTATGTGGTCCAGAAAATCCGGCCAAAGGGCAAAGGCGCACTCGAGGTTATTTCCATGCTTCCCTACGCCATTCCCGGCACGGTGCTGTCCATCGGTGTGATCCTGGCATGGAGCGGGCGTATTGTGGGGATCAACCTGTACAACACCATATGGATTATCCTGGTGGCTTATATGGCCCGGTATCTGAGCTTCAGTATGAAGACATCCTCCGCCGCTCTGCTGCAGGTTCATTCCTCATTGGAGGAAGCTGCCCGCGTATGCGGCGCCAGCCATACCGAAAGCCTCAAGGATATTACATTGCCCCTGATACGGCCAGCCATGGTCAGCGGCTTCTTCCTCATCTTCCTGCCGGCCATGCGCGAGGTAACGACATCCATCCTGCTGTATGGGCCGTATACCCGTACGCTGGGTGTCCAGATTTACTCCCTGCGTGATGCGGGCATGATTCCGCAGGCCGCTGCGCTGGCAACCGTCGCCATCGGTATCATCATTATCCTCAACACCATTGTCACCAAGATCACAAAGGACCGGAAGGGGGTGTAA
- a CDS encoding Na/Pi cotransporter family protein encodes MFLYGMRLMGDSLKENSSGTLKTVMEKVTDNAFKAFVLGIAVTALIQSSTATIVITAGLVGAGILSVRQSLGIIVGANVGTTVTGQIIRLLDLNASGDTSILRFFQPSTLAPLALIIGIILIMTGVLKNSRSIGNIAIGFGILFSGLLNMTSAVNALQKSGIVEQLFSGLGDNPFLGYLTGAAVAFTLQSSSAAVGILQAFSSSGFLTFKAIYSVIVGIYLGDCVTTAIVIYIGANREARRVGIINIMYNLGKSAMVLIVITVIHHLGLLDGLWNATVNSGMIANTNTVFNLVCAICLLPTLQVLERLSDRILRKKKEDEDPHDELLKALNPVFFATPALAFRSCYDVLITMFRLSRENLSRAQVQLDDYTEARQMEIDTDELQVDRLTDNLSRYLVELLPHLQSENHISILNQYYKVSTEFERLGDQAVNISDIASRLNANFSGFSETCKKEIAVLQDLIQDILDNAEKAFSDKDEKTASMIEPKVHVVNDLINQMTQNHFSRMSAGQCSLLADAVFSNLMAEYKRVAGTCSNTGMATLVRIHPELASREHLFLETLDENGSAEYKSVLNQTHQVYFDRLNAVEAEPAPKEAGLATV; translated from the coding sequence GTCATTACAGCCGGCCTGGTTGGTGCGGGAATTCTGTCTGTTCGTCAGTCCCTGGGCATTATTGTCGGTGCAAACGTCGGTACAACAGTCACCGGCCAGATCATCCGATTACTGGATCTCAATGCTTCCGGAGATACTTCCATCCTCCGATTTTTCCAACCCTCAACCCTGGCGCCCCTTGCGCTGATTATCGGCATCATCCTGATCATGACCGGAGTTCTCAAGAATTCCCGTTCCATCGGCAACATTGCCATCGGGTTCGGAATCCTTTTCTCCGGTTTGCTGAACATGACCAGTGCGGTCAATGCCCTGCAAAAGTCCGGTATCGTGGAGCAGCTGTTTTCCGGCCTCGGAGACAATCCTTTCCTGGGATACCTCACCGGTGCAGCCGTTGCCTTCACGCTTCAGAGTTCATCCGCTGCTGTGGGTATTCTGCAGGCTTTCTCTTCCAGCGGTTTCCTGACCTTCAAAGCCATCTATTCAGTGATCGTCGGTATCTATCTGGGCGACTGTGTCACCACTGCGATTGTTATTTATATCGGTGCCAACCGGGAAGCCCGCCGCGTCGGCATCATCAACATTATGTATAACCTGGGCAAATCCGCCATGGTGCTGATTGTGATCACCGTAATCCATCATCTGGGCCTTCTGGATGGACTGTGGAATGCCACCGTCAATTCCGGTATGATTGCCAATACCAACACAGTTTTCAACCTGGTATGCGCCATCTGTCTCCTGCCCACGCTGCAGGTGCTGGAACGCCTGAGCGACCGCATTCTCAGAAAGAAGAAGGAAGATGAGGATCCGCATGACGAGCTGCTGAAAGCGCTTAATCCCGTCTTCTTCGCCACTCCCGCCCTTGCGTTCCGCAGCTGCTATGATGTGCTGATTACCATGTTCCGGCTTTCCCGGGAGAACCTTTCCCGCGCTCAGGTGCAGCTGGATGATTACACAGAAGCCCGTCAGATGGAAATCGACACCGATGAACTGCAGGTCGACCGGCTCACCGATAACCTGAGCCGTTACCTCGTGGAACTGCTCCCGCACCTGCAGAGTGAGAACCATATCTCGATCCTGAACCAGTATTACAAAGTTTCCACGGAATTTGAGCGGCTCGGAGACCAGGCAGTCAATATCTCAGATATCGCATCCCGCCTCAACGCCAATTTCTCCGGGTTTTCAGAAACATGCAAAAAAGAAATTGCCGTCCTGCAGGATCTCATTCAGGATATCCTGGACAATGCGGAGAAGGCTTTCTCAGATAAGGATGAAAAAACCGCGTCCATGATCGAGCCGAAGGTCCACGTCGTCAATGATCTGATCAACCAGATGACGCAGAATCATTTCAGCCGGATGAGTGCGGGGCAGTGTTCCCTCCTGGCGGACGCGGTATTTTCCAACCTGATGGCGGAATACAAGCGTGTCGCCGGCACCTGCTCCAACACCGGCATGGCCACGCTGGTCCGGATTCATCCGGAACTGGCTTCCCGGGAACACCTTTTCCTGGAAACTCTGGATGAAAACGGCAGCGCTGAATATAAATCCGTGTTGAACCAGACGCATCAGGTCTATTTTGACCGGCTGAACGCAGTGGAAGCAGAGCCCGCCCCGAAGGAAGCCGGCCTGGCAACCGTCTGA